A region from the Kribbella shirazensis genome encodes:
- a CDS encoding CU044_5270 family protein yields MNDLDLLKRYREDTAAAAPEVLAAARRRLVTPKPDRTRVVFGQRRMLLAGALAVTLAGGILVTDVVERGGATPAGTVADAGTFLADAAAATSAEPDDPIPAGKYLQIDVESTRLVPLGSNPRLRATLYSGRTTWIASDRKPPYPTAIAPTSRVEFASPEARALARKTAPYLFVTTKPGLAFNHCPTIGPGSVGLTCEPSWTHTTFEFLAAQPRDPDALLAALRRDPAPMDGDTAAWHRVASVLSLGVVPADLRAALYQAVRKLPGIELLDEVVTVDGRRARAIGREGDGYRTDLLIAEADGRFLGSRTVVTRDGPPDINGRPERSLRAGDIQRSSVVTTRITSTPPPSK; encoded by the coding sequence ATGAACGACCTGGACCTGCTCAAGCGCTACCGCGAGGACACCGCGGCCGCTGCTCCCGAGGTACTCGCCGCCGCCCGCCGGCGACTCGTCACTCCGAAGCCCGACCGCACCCGCGTGGTGTTCGGGCAGCGGCGGATGCTGCTGGCAGGTGCGCTGGCCGTCACGCTGGCCGGCGGCATTCTCGTAACCGATGTGGTCGAACGCGGCGGTGCGACACCCGCGGGAACGGTCGCCGACGCAGGTACGTTCCTCGCGGACGCCGCCGCGGCGACCAGCGCCGAACCCGACGATCCGATCCCCGCAGGGAAGTACCTGCAGATCGACGTCGAAAGCACCCGGCTGGTCCCGCTCGGGTCGAACCCGCGGTTGCGCGCCACGCTGTACAGCGGTCGAACCACCTGGATCGCGTCCGATCGCAAACCGCCGTATCCCACCGCGATCGCGCCGACCTCCCGCGTGGAGTTCGCGAGTCCGGAGGCCCGTGCACTGGCGCGAAAGACCGCGCCCTACCTGTTCGTCACGACGAAGCCGGGCCTCGCGTTCAACCACTGCCCGACCATCGGCCCCGGCTCTGTCGGCCTGACCTGCGAGCCGAGCTGGACCCACACCACGTTCGAGTTCCTCGCGGCGCAGCCGCGCGACCCGGACGCCCTGCTCGCCGCGCTGCGCCGGGACCCGGCACCGATGGACGGCGACACTGCGGCCTGGCATCGCGTCGCAAGCGTCCTGAGCCTCGGCGTCGTACCGGCCGATCTCCGGGCCGCGCTGTATCAGGCCGTCCGCAAGCTACCCGGCATCGAACTGCTCGACGAGGTCGTCACCGTCGACGGCCGCCGCGCCCGTGCCATCGGCCGAGAGGGCGATGGGTACCGCACGGACCTGCTGATCGCCGAGGCGGACGGCCGGTTCCTAGGCAGCCGGACCGTCGTCACCAGGGACGGACCGCCGGACATCAACGGTCGACCCGAGCGCTCTCTGCGGGCCGGCGACATCCAGCGTTCTTCGGTCGTCACGACGCGCATCACCTCGACCCCACCACCCAGCAAGTAG
- a CDS encoding RNA polymerase sigma factor, protein MEREPNVGERAETGMQPAVPTVPVAGSEPPADADVIRGATREEFALLFDRHAMTIHRYVARRLSTADADDLLSQTFLIAYERRDRYVGPADGALPWLYGIATNLIHRRRRSEVRQYRAYARSEPAGRYYGDPLAGEVASRVDAEAAQRALTRALAGLREQERDVLLLYAWEDLGYAEIAAALDIPVGTVRSRLHRARKSVRAALGPSFEDPS, encoded by the coding sequence ATGGAGCGGGAACCGAATGTGGGGGAGCGGGCAGAAACAGGTATGCAGCCCGCCGTCCCCACAGTTCCCGTCGCTGGTTCCGAACCACCGGCGGACGCCGATGTGATCCGCGGCGCGACCCGGGAGGAGTTCGCGTTGCTGTTCGACCGCCACGCAATGACGATCCACCGATACGTCGCCCGTCGCCTCAGCACCGCCGACGCGGACGACCTCCTCAGCCAGACGTTCCTGATCGCCTACGAACGCCGGGACCGGTACGTCGGTCCCGCCGACGGCGCACTGCCCTGGTTGTACGGGATCGCCACCAACCTGATCCATCGACGACGCCGTTCCGAAGTCCGTCAGTACCGCGCGTATGCCCGCTCCGAGCCGGCCGGCCGCTACTACGGCGATCCGCTCGCCGGCGAGGTCGCCTCCCGGGTCGATGCCGAGGCGGCACAACGCGCACTCACCCGGGCGCTCGCCGGACTCCGCGAGCAGGAGCGCGATGTCCTGCTGCTCTACGCCTGGGAAGACCTCGGATACGCCGAGATCGCAGCCGCCCTGGACATCCCGGTCGGCACCGTCCGCTCCCGTCTGCACCGAGCGCGCAAATCCGTCCGCGCCGCGCTCGGCCCATCCTTCGAGGACCCGTCATGA
- a CDS encoding phosphotransferase enzyme family protein: MPDLRRVLRDSYGVRAAELHRIPAGTNTVNYRVVDEDGRRWFAKVYRGNLERERAAIELTEFVRRGRVPVPEVRRTLAGDLIDEAVPMSLWEFVEGETAEGGLTGPRWPAVGTVVGRLHRRLSEHPAATPTLRPAVEARDVVRSERNFDRLIASLRARASLSPFEEWACEAAQERRALLGRAGEILEGLPDLTVQVLHGDLASPNLMLRDDTVAAVIDFHPGRPNFTAWEIARIGCDPRTVILGDQWIDGLGELLLAYRDEHPAARVQDLTSTVAVGCAYTLGSTFPLAEPPPVGPSLEHYARARHQAALVMLERLPEVQEELHDRLGPRRG, from the coding sequence ATGCCTGACCTCAGGCGAGTGCTTCGGGATTCGTACGGCGTTCGCGCTGCCGAACTGCATCGCATCCCGGCGGGGACCAACACGGTCAACTACCGCGTCGTCGACGAGGACGGGCGGCGGTGGTTCGCGAAGGTTTACCGCGGCAACCTCGAGCGAGAGCGCGCGGCGATCGAGCTGACCGAGTTCGTGCGCCGTGGCCGGGTCCCGGTGCCTGAGGTACGGCGGACGCTCGCCGGTGACCTGATCGACGAGGCCGTGCCCATGTCGCTGTGGGAATTCGTCGAGGGAGAGACGGCCGAGGGCGGACTCACCGGACCGCGCTGGCCCGCGGTCGGAACGGTCGTCGGCCGGCTCCACCGTCGATTGTCCGAGCATCCCGCGGCAACCCCGACCCTCCGCCCGGCGGTCGAGGCACGCGACGTCGTGCGCTCGGAGCGGAATTTCGACCGGTTGATCGCGAGCTTGCGGGCGCGTGCGTCGTTGAGCCCGTTCGAGGAGTGGGCGTGCGAGGCGGCCCAGGAACGGCGAGCATTGCTAGGCAGGGCCGGCGAGATCCTCGAGGGCCTCCCCGACCTGACCGTCCAGGTCCTGCACGGCGATCTGGCGTCACCCAACCTGATGCTCCGCGACGACACGGTCGCCGCAGTCATCGACTTCCACCCAGGACGGCCGAACTTCACGGCCTGGGAGATCGCGCGGATCGGCTGCGACCCCCGGACGGTCATCCTCGGCGACCAGTGGATCGACGGCCTCGGCGAACTCCTCCTCGCCTACCGAGACGAACACCCCGCAGCACGCGTGCAAGATCTAACGTCCACAGTCGCCGTCGGCTGCGCCTACACCCTGGGTTCGACGTTCCCGCTGGCCGAACCACCCCCGGTAGGACCGTCACTCGAGCACTACGCGCGCGCCCGCCACCAAGCCGCCCTCGTGATGCTCGAACGCCTACCCGAAGTACAGGAAGAATTGCACGACCGCCTCGGACCGCGACGCGGCTAG
- the dnaG gene encoding DNA primase, translated as MAGRIKEEDIALVRERARIDDVVGSYVTLKNAGGGNLKGLCPFHDEKSPSFNVTPSRGFFYCFGCQEGGDVIDFIQKIDQITFSEAVETLAAKVGIQLRYDDSGAPLQRGPGNQRPRLVEAHKVAAEFYVDQLFGAPEASPGRQFLDQRGFDKDAAVYFGVGFSPRGGEALISHLRGRGFTNAELVASGLAADGQRGLYDRFRGRLMWPIRDASSDVIGFGARRLFDDDRIEAKYLNTPETPIYKKSKVLYGVDLARREIAKGRQAVVVEGYTDVMACHLAGVQTAVATCGTSFGEDHARVLRQLLLDHDQFRGEVIFTFDGDAAGQRAALKAFAGDQAFAAQTYVAVEPDGLDPCDLRLQKGDAAVRELIGRRVPLYRFVLGNVLSKYDLDRADTRIDALREAARLVISIRDRSKVDAFTRELAGQLGMEVDQVRSEVYKAASRPAPADRPGDRNGSRHTVPEVSAAPAPRVDVPSPRDQRFVIEWDVLKVAMQHPALVGVAFDELDDHDFTHPWLAAIRAAMAKVGGPAAAPPGEAWVVAVRDAIGNDPAAAVVGALAVDPLRLGRDPDEQYAQALLARLQELTCARRIADLKSKLQRTNPIDRADEYNRMFGELIALEAYKAELRNRAISGAI; from the coding sequence GTGGCAGGCCGGATCAAGGAAGAGGACATCGCGCTGGTGCGCGAGCGCGCCCGGATCGACGACGTCGTCGGCTCGTACGTGACCTTGAAGAACGCCGGCGGGGGCAACCTGAAGGGCCTCTGCCCGTTCCACGACGAGAAGTCGCCGTCGTTCAACGTCACGCCGTCGCGCGGGTTCTTCTACTGCTTCGGCTGCCAAGAGGGCGGCGACGTCATCGACTTCATCCAGAAGATCGACCAGATCACGTTCTCCGAGGCGGTCGAGACGCTGGCCGCCAAGGTCGGCATCCAGCTGCGGTACGACGACTCCGGCGCGCCGCTGCAGCGCGGTCCGGGCAACCAGCGGCCGCGGCTCGTCGAGGCGCACAAGGTCGCGGCCGAGTTCTACGTCGACCAGCTGTTCGGTGCGCCGGAGGCGTCGCCCGGCCGGCAGTTCCTCGACCAGCGCGGCTTCGACAAGGACGCGGCGGTGTACTTCGGGGTCGGCTTCTCGCCCCGCGGCGGCGAGGCGCTGATCAGCCACCTGCGCGGGCGCGGCTTCACGAACGCCGAGCTGGTCGCGTCCGGCCTGGCCGCCGACGGGCAGCGCGGGCTGTACGACCGGTTCCGCGGCCGGCTGATGTGGCCGATCCGGGACGCGTCGTCGGATGTGATCGGGTTCGGGGCGCGCCGGTTGTTCGACGACGACCGGATCGAGGCGAAGTACCTGAACACGCCCGAGACGCCGATCTACAAGAAGTCCAAGGTCCTGTACGGCGTGGACCTCGCCCGGCGCGAGATCGCCAAGGGCCGGCAGGCCGTGGTGGTCGAGGGCTACACCGACGTGATGGCGTGTCACCTCGCCGGTGTGCAGACCGCGGTCGCCACCTGCGGTACGTCGTTCGGCGAGGACCACGCGCGGGTGCTGCGGCAGTTGCTGCTCGATCACGACCAGTTCCGCGGCGAGGTGATCTTCACCTTCGACGGTGATGCCGCCGGCCAGCGCGCGGCACTCAAGGCGTTCGCGGGGGACCAGGCGTTCGCCGCGCAGACGTACGTCGCGGTGGAGCCGGACGGGCTGGATCCGTGCGACCTGCGGCTGCAGAAGGGGGACGCCGCGGTTCGGGAGCTGATCGGGCGGCGCGTCCCGCTGTACCGGTTCGTGCTGGGGAACGTGTTGTCGAAGTACGACCTGGATCGGGCCGACACCCGGATCGACGCGCTGCGGGAAGCTGCGCGACTCGTGATCAGCATCCGCGACCGGTCGAAGGTGGACGCGTTCACGCGCGAGCTGGCCGGGCAGCTGGGCATGGAGGTCGACCAGGTCCGGTCCGAGGTGTACAAGGCGGCGTCGCGCCCGGCCCCGGCCGATCGGCCCGGCGACCGCAACGGCAGCCGCCACACGGTCCCGGAGGTGAGCGCCGCGCCGGCGCCGCGGGTGGACGTCCCGTCGCCGCGGGACCAGCGGTTCGTGATCGAGTGGGACGTGCTGAAGGTCGCGATGCAGCACCCGGCGCTGGTCGGGGTCGCGTTCGACGAGCTGGACGACCACGACTTCACGCATCCGTGGCTGGCCGCGATCCGGGCCGCGATGGCGAAGGTCGGCGGGCCGGCCGCGGCGCCACCCGGTGAGGCCTGGGTGGTCGCCGTACGCGATGCCATCGGCAACGATCCGGCGGCCGCGGTCGTCGGCGCGCTCGCCGTGGACCCGCTGCGGCTCGGCCGGGATCCCGACGAGCAGTACGCGCAGGCCCTGCTCGCACGGCTGCAGGAGCTGACTTGCGCGCGCCGCATCGCCGACCTCAAGTCGAAGCTCCAGCGGACGAACCCGATCGACCGCGCGGACGAGTACAACCGCATGTTCGGCGAACTGATCGCCCTCGAGGCCTACAAGGCCGAACTCCGCAACCGCGCAATCTCCGGAGCGATCTAG